Within the Tessaracoccus flavescens genome, the region AGGCAGCGCGCGAGGATGCGTGCCGAGGTTGTCTTGCCGCAGCCGCGCGGGCCGGAGAACAGGTAGGCGTGGTTGACGCGGTTGTTGGTGAGGGCCCGCTGCAGCGGGACCGTGACGTGCTCCTGCCCGATCACGTCTGCGAAGGTGTCGGGGCGGTAGCGACGGTAGAGCGCAAGCGGTGCCTCGGGCGCCTTAGGGCGAGGGGCGGAGGCTGCTGCAGCCGGAGCAGCCTCGACGAGGGTCTCGTCATCGGCCTCGGCGAAGGCCTCGTCTTCGTCGGGCTCGGGTTCGATGAGCGGGGCCGGGGGCTCCTCGTCGGGCTCGATCAGGTTATCGGCCGCTTCTGGCTCGGACGGCACCGTCGGCTCGGGTTCAGCCGATGGCTCATCGACCTGGCCTTGGAAGAGGCGTGGCCCGGTCTGCTGCGCGGGCTCCGGCTCGTCGAAAAGGCCTGGTTCATCGAAGAGGCCCGGGCCGTCCATCGGCTCGAAGCCTGGAAGGTCGGCGGATCCGTGGCCCTCATCGAGCGGGGCGTACTCGTCCTGGTCGTTCTCGTCCACCCGTCCACCCTATTCCAGCGCACTGACACTCACGGGGAAAGAAAAAGGGCCCCTCGCGCACCCGGCAGAGCTCACTTACCCTTGCTGCCTTCCGACCCTGGGGGAGTTGGGCGAGGTACCGCCGCGCGAGGAACCTGAGGAAAGTCTAGCCCATCGACGAAGTGGCATCGAAACCGCCGATGCCCTCCCCCGAGCCCAGCCCGGGGTCCGATCACGATGCGCCGCCTCTGCAGCCCGGGGACCCTGCCGCGATTCCGAGCCGCCCACATCACGCGATGGCCTTCCATCTGGCAGACCGGTTCGCGATGCTTGCGCGTGGAGCGGCTGAGCGGACACGGCTAGGGTCTTCCGCATGGTCAACGACACCGAACCCGTGCTCGCCGAGGTCTGGCGAGGCGACTACCTCGAGTCCACGCATCGCGGATCGGTCGTAGTGACGGGGCCGGACGGGAGGGTCCGGCTCGCTATGGGAGACGTCACCTCGCCGATGCTCCCCCGCTCAGCGCTGAAGCCCTTCCAGGCGGTCGCCATGCTGCGCGCAGGGCTCGACCTCGACGGCGCGGAGCTCGCGCTTGTCGGGGCCTCACACTCGGGCGAGCGGTTCCATCGCGAGGCCGTCGTGACCATCCTCGAGGGCGCCGGTCTCGGCGTCGACGACCTGCAGACGACGCCCGGGCTACCGTTCAGCCAGAAGCCGATGGCCGAGTGGCTCGCCGAGGGACACGGCAAGGAGGCGGTCGCGCACAACTGCTCCGGCAAGCACGCCGGGATGCTGCGCACCTGCGTCCGCGCTGGCTGGCGGCTCGACGACTACCGCGAGCCGACCCATCCGCTCCAGGTCGCCTCGCGCGAGGTGATCGCCGAGTTCACCGGGGAGCCGGTCGGCGATCCCGTCGTCGACGGCTGCGGAGCCCCCGCCTTCGCCACCACCCTCACCGGCCTCGCCATCGCCTTCGGGAGGCTCGCGTCGGCGCGCGACGGTGCGGCCCTCCGCGTCGCGGATGCGTTCCGCGCCCATCCGGAGTACGCGTCCGGCACCGATCGGGACGAGCTCGTCTTCCATCGCGAGGTGCCGGGTCTCGTCTGCAAGCTCGGCGCCGAGGGGGCCTTTGCGATCGGCCTCGCCGACGGCACGGGCATCGCCATCAAGATCGCCGACGGCAACCATCGGGGAAACCCGCCCGTGCTGGTCGCTGTCCTCGATGCCTCGGGCCTGGCCACCGACGCGCTGCGGGCACTCGATCCTTATCCGGTGCTCGGCCACGGCGACGTCGTCGGCCGCGTCTCGGCCGCCCCCGGGTTCCTCGACCCGTTGAGCGCCCTCAACGCCTGACCACTGCTGCCGAAGCACCGCCGCGCGCGCCGGCCTCGCCCCTCACATCTGGCAGGCGACCCTGCCGAACACCAGCCACGAAGCGCCCTCTCCGCAAGGAATCTCGGGGAGGGATGCAACCTCAGCCCCACGTCACGCGTATATGGAGGTGAAAGGGGCCACAGGAGCGACGATTACGTCCTGAACGATCGGCGGTTTACGATGGCCCGGAGACATCGCTAGGGAGGATCCCACCACCATGCGCAAGAAGGTCATCGCGGCTGCCGTAGCTGCACTGGCAATGGCGCTCGTCGCGCCCTGGGCTCACGCTGACACCGTGACCACCCCTGAGCCCATCGTGCAGCAGGCTCCGGCGCAGCTGACCCCCGAGCAGGCGGTCTACGTCACCCCGGGCTATCACAAGGTCAACGACCGCTACTGGTACACCTCCTGCGAGATGTACTCCACGACCACGGTGCGCTGCCGCACCCTGATCTACGCCTCGACCGTCTTCCAGAAGTCGGGTCAGTGGTACACCCAGAACGCATGGGTGTTCAACAACCTCACCTACCTCCCGTCGCCCCGCGCCGCCTGGGAGGGCAATCCGCTCGGCAACAAGGGTAAGTGGACCGCGAAGGACGGCCGCAAGTGGCGCACCGAGTGCGACACCGCGGCCACCGGACGCGGCGCCTGCCGCTCGTACGCGCAGGCCTCGACCGCCTCGCTGCAGAAGGGCAAGGTCGTCCAGAAGAGCAACGTCTGGACCTTCAACGGCATCGTCAAGTTCGAGACCGACAAGACCCCCTGGGTCAAGACGATCCCGTCGACCGCCCCGATGCCCGCCGGCGTCCCCTACCCGAGCGCGCCGCAGCCGATCATCACCACCCCGACCACGCAGTCCGGTTTCCGCCTGGACAAGCGCTGCCTCACCGGTCGCGCGTTCTGCGTCTCGAAGAGCCAGCGCAAGATGGCCTGGGTGATCAACGGCCAGATCCAGAAGGTTGTCGACGTCCGCTTCGGCTCCGAGCTGACCCCGACCCGCAACGGTTCCTTCCAGGTCAACCGGAAGTCCCGTGACCACGTCTCGAGCATCTACAAGACGCCGATGCCCTACGCCATGTTCTTCAGCGGCGGCCAGGCCATCCACTACTCGGCCGACTTCGCCGCCCGGGGCTACAACGGCTCCTCGCACGGCTGCGTCAACGTGCGCGACAAGGCTGCCATCGCGAAGCTGTTCAACGCCGCCCGCGTCGGCGACAAGGTGATCGTCTACAACTGATCCACACCTGCATGAGAGTGGGGCGCGTCCGATGGGCGCGCCCCACTTTCGCGTCCGGGCGCGCCTCACGGCGCTCCGACGGCGACCGGCCGAGCCGCCGAACCGGGCGGGCGGCACCTGCGCGGAGACACCAATCCCGTTGCCTCATGTCAAGATGCCCGCTTGGTTTGAGTCGTTGACTCATCTGAGGATGCCCGCTTGTTGAGCTTGGTGCGGGAGAGGTAGACGTGGTTGCGTTTCGTGCGTCGTTGGACGGTGCCGCGGCGTTTTGCGAGGTCGAGCAGGTTGCCTTGGATCAGGGCGGTGTGGTCGCCGAGTGCGATGGGGTCGATGGTGTCGATCTGGTGGTGCAGGCTGGCGAGTTCGTTGGTGGTGAGGGTGTCGGGGTGGTCGCGTAGGAGTCGGTCGGCTGGTGTGGTGGCGGTGTCGTGGTGTTTGGTGACTTTCGCGCCGGTGCGGGTTTTGGAGATCAGTTTCTGGCTGGGCATCAGGAGGTTGTTTCGGGTGTTCCAGGCGGGCCAGAGGTGGTTGAGGAGGTCGAGTTCGTGGGCGGTGTCGTAGCGCCAGTAGCCGACGGCGCGGCGCACGATTGACCAGTTCTTTTGTTCGATGTGGGCTTGGTCGTTGGAGTGGGATGGTCGGCCGCGGGTGAAGGTGATCTGGCGCAGGTTGCAGTAGCGGGAGAGGTGGTGGTTGATGAACTCGGATCCGTTGTCGGAGTGGATTCCCAGGATCAGGAACGGGAACCGGCCGATGAGTTGGTCGAGGCCGGCGGCCACGATGCGTTCGCCTTTGGAGCGCACGGTGCAGGTTTCGGTCCAGCCGGTGGCGATGTCGGTGGCGTTGAGGCTGTAGTGGAAGGTGCCGTTGTTGTCGCCGCCTTCGTGGCCGACCAGGTCGATCTCGATGAACCCGGGTTCGGTGTCGTTCCACTCGGCCCAGGTCTTGAGCGGAATCGAGGACTTCAACAACGAGCCGGGTTTGGTGTGGGCGATGCCTTTGGCAGCGATCAGTCCGGTGCGGTAGGGCTGCAGGTGCCGGTCCATGGTGGCCGGTGACATGGCCAGGAGCTGGTCACGGACCTCGACGCTCATGTCGAGTCGGTCGAGGCGTTCCAGCGCGGCCAGCAACCGTGGCAAGGCGGCTGCGAGACGTTTCGAGGCGATCCCGTCGAGCATGGCCCAGCACCGCACCAATGCTTCGGTGACGTGTGTGTCGTAGCGCCTGATCGCCTCTCGGGGTTTGCGGGGCCCGGGCATCTGACCGGTCGCGGCGCGGCGCAGCATCTTGCGGGCATGATCGCGATGCCAGCCGGTGACCTGGACCACCGCGTCCAGAATCGCGGCCTTCTCCGCCTTGGTCGCCTTCGTCCATGCCTTCGCCTGGGCCGTGGTGATCGCTTTGCGCTGGGCCATCGTCAACTCCATCCTCGTAGCGTGCCGCTACGCGGGCATGTTGAGATGAGTCAACGAATCGACCTACGCGGGCATCTAGCGTGAGTCAACTCGCCAATTTGGGGCGTCGGCGCTGGCTCCGGTACAGTTCTCGACGGAGGATTCGCCTAGAGGCCTATGGCGCTCGCTTGGAAAGCGGGTTGGGTTCACGCCCTCACGAGTTCGAATCTCGTATCCTCCGCCATGCACTAATCACGCTTTGACTAGGGCTTATATCGCCGGGAAGCTAGGGCTACTGTTGAGTGGGCCCCGATCCGGACGCACTTTCGGGGCACACTCGGGGCACGCTATGCATCTTCCTGCCCCACTTTTAACGGCAGACTCATTGCAATGCCTAGCCCGTAAGCACACTCCGAATGCTTGGCGATACGAGATGCTGCGGATTTCTTGAACATCCGGTGCCCCGCCATCAGCTGGGCCTGGGAGACGCCCGGCCCGAAGAGCCGCGAGTTTCGGGAGCACCTGTCTGACGGGTCGTGACTCACCCACCATGCAACCGTTGGTGTGGACATCCCATCAGCCGCTGACGTGCGCGGGCGCGTCGACCTCCAGGCCGATGGTCATGTCCTCGCTCTCATGCCCATCTTTGACTGCCCGCGGCGATGGTCGGCGCCGCCAGACGACGATGTGCCGGTTCCCGAGGTGGAACCACAACTCGTGGATTCTGTGCGACGTAGCGCCCGTTGGACTACCAATCTCCGGGTCGCATCGCGGGGTGTGAGACGAAAGGCCTTGTCAGAGGCTTTGGGGTGCCGACGGGCGATCTCCTTGGTAGTCCACATGGCGCCACGCATCGCCCGTGAACCCTCGACAATGCCCGCGTGGGAACGCAAGCCGTTCGTACGGGTTCTGTACCCACCGGGACACCCCCCGGTGGGATAATGGGCGCGGTTCACCAGACGACGAAGGAGTCCTCGTGCCCTTGTTCCCCGCGCTCACCGATCCCAGCTCGATCCCCACCGGGGACATGCCGGGGGACAAGGTGCACATCACCGATTGGCATCTGGCGGCTGCGGCCACGCTGTACCCCGCCCTGCGCGAGCAGCTCGACCCCGTCCTGGCCGCGGGACGCGCCGTGGTGGCCGTCTACGGCGGCTCGGGCGTGGGCAAATCCGAGCTGGGATCGCTGCTCGGCCACGCGCTCAACACGGACGGCATCGGCGCCTACATCCTGTCGGGCGACAACTACCCGCGCCGGATCCCCTCCGTCAACGACGCCGAACGCCTGCGCGTCTTCCGCCATGCGGGCGCCCGCGGGCTGGTGGACGCCGGGGCCTACGACGCGTCCGTCCGGAACGCCCTCTCCTCCCTCCAGGCTGCGGGGACGGACGCCGACCCGGCGGCCGCAGCCGAGCACCCTTGGCTCCCGACCTACCTCGGCGCGGGCTCCACGGCGCTCGCCGCGTACCTCGGGACACCGAACGAGATCGACTTCGACGAGGTGAATGCGATCATCGCCGCCTTCAAGGGCGGTGCCGACACCCTGACCCTCAAGCGCATGGGGCGCACCGAGGCCGACCAGTGGTATGACCAGGTCGACGTCTCGGGCACCCGCGTGCTCGTCATCGAGTGGACCCACGGCAACAGCGACTTCGTCGAGGGCGTGGACGTGCCCATCCTGCTCAACAGCACCCCGGCGCAGACGCTGGCGCACCGCCGCGCTCGCGCCCGTGACGGGGCGGTCGACAGTCCCTTCACGACGCTCGTCTTGGGATTGGAGCAGGCCAAGCTGGACGCGCAGGCACCCAAGGCGTCCCTGATCCTGTCGAAAGAGGGCGAACTGCTCACCTACGACGCCTACCTGCAGGCGATGGGGCGCCACCTCCCCCGCGATGGCGTCATGCTGAACGCCTACCCCGACAGCCTCGACGGCACCCTGGCAGGCCTGGCGGCGTTCGTGCAGCGTCCCGAGGTCGCCGGCGCGTTCAGGTCGCTGTACCTGCTCCCCAGCGTGTTCAACAGCGACCTCGACCGCGGCTTCAGCGTGATCGACTACGGGCTGAACGACCTTCTGGCGAAGCCCGCCGACCTCGAGGCGCTGGCCGCTGCGGGGCTCGACCTGAAGTTCGACTTCATCCTCAACCACGCCTCGGTGCTGTCGCCCCAGTTCCAAGACATCCTGGCCCGCGGCGAGAGGTCGCCCTACAACGACTTCTTCATCGACTGGAACGCCTTCTGGGCCGGTCACGGCGAGATGACGCCGGAGGGCTACATCCAGCCACGCGCGGACCTGATCGAGCACATGTTCTTCCGCAAGCCGGGCCTGCCGCTGTTGATGGTGCGTCTGCCCGACGGGTCGGAGAAGCCGTTCTGGAACACCTTCTACCAGGAGGTCCGCTACCCCCGCGTGGACGCCCAGGACCTGATGGCGGCCGGCCTGCAGTACGCCTCGGCCGACGAGTTGGCCACCCGGGTCAACGCCACCATCGCGGACGGCGGACGCCCCGGGAATGCTGACTTCACCGGCTTCGAGGCGTGGCGGGACGCCGTGGTCGACCTGGTGGAGTCGCGGCGCACCTACCTGGGACAGATGGACCTCAACATCAAGTCGCACCTGGTGTGGACGTTCTACGCCAACACCCTGGCCAGGCTCGCGGGCTACGGCGCCGAAATCGTCCGGCTGGACGCTTTCGCCTACGCCCCCAAGGAGCCAGGCGAAAAGAACTTCCTGAACGACCCCGGTACGTGGGATCTGCTCGACCAGGTGAAGGCGTTGGCCGACCGGCACGGGGTGAAGCTGCTGCCCGAGATCCACGCCCGCTACGAGGAGGGCATCCACGAGACGATTGCGGCCAAGGGGTTCCTCACCTACGACTTCTTCTTGCCCGGGCTGCTGATCCACGCGCTCGAGACGCACTCCGCCGAGCGCCTGCTCGCGTGGATCGGCGACATCCAGGCCAAGGGCATCAAGACGGTGTCGATGCTGGGCTGCCACGACGGCATTCCGCTGCTCGACCTCAAGGGCCTGCTCAGCGACGACGAGATCGAGTCGGTGATCGCCACGGTGCGCGGACGCGGCGGCTACGTGAAGGATCTCCACGGCCAGAAGGCGACCTACTATCAGGTCAACGCCACGTACTACAGCGCTCTGGGCTGCGACGACGCATCGATGCTGCTGGCCCGGGCGATCCACCTGTTCATGCCGGGCAAGCCGCAGGTGTGGTACCTCGACCTCT harbors:
- a CDS encoding sucrose phosphorylase — its product is MPLFPALTDPSSIPTGDMPGDKVHITDWHLAAAATLYPALREQLDPVLAAGRAVVAVYGGSGVGKSELGSLLGHALNTDGIGAYILSGDNYPRRIPSVNDAERLRVFRHAGARGLVDAGAYDASVRNALSSLQAAGTDADPAAAAEHPWLPTYLGAGSTALAAYLGTPNEIDFDEVNAIIAAFKGGADTLTLKRMGRTEADQWYDQVDVSGTRVLVIEWTHGNSDFVEGVDVPILLNSTPAQTLAHRRARARDGAVDSPFTTLVLGLEQAKLDAQAPKASLILSKEGELLTYDAYLQAMGRHLPRDGVMLNAYPDSLDGTLAGLAAFVQRPEVAGAFRSLYLLPSVFNSDLDRGFSVIDYGLNDLLAKPADLEALAAAGLDLKFDFILNHASVLSPQFQDILARGERSPYNDFFIDWNAFWAGHGEMTPEGYIQPRADLIEHMFFRKPGLPLLMVRLPDGSEKPFWNTFYQEVRYPRVDAQDLMAAGLQYASADELATRVNATIADGGRPGNADFTGFEAWRDAVVDLVESRRTYLGQMDLNIKSHLVWTFYANTLARLAGYGAEIVRLDAFAYAPKEPGEKNFLNDPGTWDLLDQVKALADRHGVKLLPEIHARYEEGIHETIAAKGFLTYDFFLPGLLIHALETHSAERLLAWIGDIQAKGIKTVSMLGCHDGIPLLDLKGLLSDDEIESVIATVRGRGGYVKDLHGQKATYYQVNATYYSALGCDDASMLLARAIHLFMPGKPQVWYLDLFAGENNLAAVERAGSGGHKEINRTNLSADDLEAGLARPVVQRQIDLLRFRNTHPAFGWDAELTASGEGSMLMLEWSREGHTARLEADLATRAFRITADGTDLDSQG
- a CDS encoding L,D-transpeptidase, which translates into the protein MRKKVIAAAVAALAMALVAPWAHADTVTTPEPIVQQAPAQLTPEQAVYVTPGYHKVNDRYWYTSCEMYSTTTVRCRTLIYASTVFQKSGQWYTQNAWVFNNLTYLPSPRAAWEGNPLGNKGKWTAKDGRKWRTECDTAATGRGACRSYAQASTASLQKGKVVQKSNVWTFNGIVKFETDKTPWVKTIPSTAPMPAGVPYPSAPQPIITTPTTQSGFRLDKRCLTGRAFCVSKSQRKMAWVINGQIQKVVDVRFGSELTPTRNGSFQVNRKSRDHVSSIYKTPMPYAMFFSGGQAIHYSADFAARGYNGSSHGCVNVRDKAAIAKLFNAARVGDKVIVYN
- a CDS encoding asparaginase — encoded protein: MVNDTEPVLAEVWRGDYLESTHRGSVVVTGPDGRVRLAMGDVTSPMLPRSALKPFQAVAMLRAGLDLDGAELALVGASHSGERFHREAVVTILEGAGLGVDDLQTTPGLPFSQKPMAEWLAEGHGKEAVAHNCSGKHAGMLRTCVRAGWRLDDYREPTHPLQVASREVIAEFTGEPVGDPVVDGCGAPAFATTLTGLAIAFGRLASARDGAALRVADAFRAHPEYASGTDRDELVFHREVPGLVCKLGAEGAFAIGLADGTGIAIKIADGNHRGNPPVLVAVLDASGLATDALRALDPYPVLGHGDVVGRVSAAPGFLDPLSALNA
- a CDS encoding integrase catalytic domain-containing protein, whose translation is MELTMAQRKAITTAQAKAWTKATKAEKAAILDAVVQVTGWHRDHARKMLRRAATGQMPGPRKPREAIRRYDTHVTEALVRCWAMLDGIASKRLAAALPRLLAALERLDRLDMSVEVRDQLLAMSPATMDRHLQPYRTGLIAAKGIAHTKPGSLLKSSIPLKTWAEWNDTEPGFIEIDLVGHEGGDNNGTFHYSLNATDIATGWTETCTVRSKGERIVAAGLDQLIGRFPFLILGIHSDNGSEFINHHLSRYCNLRQITFTRGRPSHSNDQAHIEQKNWSIVRRAVGYWRYDTAHELDLLNHLWPAWNTRNNLLMPSQKLISKTRTGAKVTKHHDTATTPADRLLRDHPDTLTTNELASLHHQIDTIDPIALGDHTALIQGNLLDLAKRRGTVQRRTKRNHVYLSRTKLNKRASSDESTTQTKRAS